A window from Candidatus Binataceae bacterium encodes these proteins:
- a CDS encoding beta-propeller fold lactonase family protein, which produces MQTLDCRGRGFAEVGQALVRQYNMMAPGERLEVYADSEPADLKVWLMEAGIRYSASHDQDGVRFLVRRELAPALGAARGFHHVVESEEGFVWSCKRGPLVVRIDGHNGEVAAQAAIARAGSHLALDREAKRLFVADPEANEIIALRAADLSLEQRWEAPGAPQLPLVSAEGIVCVTGGAVRGSIGAAPRFGTGVLTLARRIGGRFVAQTVEVGPCPHDPLIASDEEHVFVPCAGSGELVKVRLSDGVIAGRVAVGQGPCHLVAHPDASRFYVANSWDGTVTCLSADGEVMASASSGGWAHAIDIAPDGSSLWVANFLEDTVAVFEPEGLKRLALLETEPYAHGLDLSPDSRFAVLTGFSSEHVRVFDVQQRQLMARVEVGAGSSHTAFVRDTGRALVACSVADRLACLDLPSQSLLGLVAVN; this is translated from the coding sequence ATGCAAACGCTTGATTGCCGCGGTCGCGGCTTTGCGGAAGTTGGCCAAGCCCTGGTTCGCCAATACAACATGATGGCGCCCGGCGAGCGACTGGAAGTCTATGCCGACAGCGAGCCCGCCGATCTGAAAGTCTGGCTGATGGAGGCAGGGATTCGTTACAGCGCAAGCCATGACCAGGATGGCGTGCGGTTTTTGGTCAGACGCGAGTTGGCGCCGGCTTTGGGTGCGGCACGCGGCTTTCATCATGTGGTCGAGAGCGAAGAGGGCTTTGTGTGGAGCTGCAAGCGCGGGCCCTTGGTGGTGCGCATTGACGGCCATAATGGGGAAGTGGCCGCCCAAGCTGCGATTGCGCGCGCCGGCTCGCATCTGGCGCTTGATCGCGAGGCGAAGAGGCTGTTCGTGGCCGATCCCGAAGCCAACGAGATCATTGCGTTGCGTGCCGCCGACCTCAGCCTGGAGCAGCGATGGGAAGCGCCCGGCGCACCCCAATTGCCACTGGTTAGCGCCGAGGGAATAGTGTGCGTCACAGGCGGCGCCGTCCGCGGCTCGATCGGCGCGGCGCCGCGGTTCGGCACCGGCGTCCTGACGCTGGCCCGCAGAATCGGCGGCCGCTTCGTCGCGCAGACGGTCGAAGTGGGTCCCTGCCCGCACGATCCGCTGATAGCCTCCGACGAAGAGCATGTCTTTGTGCCATGCGCGGGCTCGGGTGAGCTGGTCAAGGTGCGCCTGAGTGACGGGGTGATAGCCGGCCGGGTAGCGGTTGGCCAGGGTCCCTGCCATCTGGTAGCCCATCCCGATGCCAGCCGCTTTTACGTGGCCAACAGTTGGGATGGCACCGTCACCTGCCTGAGCGCCGACGGCGAAGTTATGGCTAGCGCTTCCAGTGGTGGGTGGGCGCATGCGATCGATATCGCGCCCGACGGGTCTTCGCTGTGGGTTGCGAATTTCCTTGAGGATACCGTCGCGGTTTTCGAGCCCGAGGGGCTCAAGCGGCTGGCCTTGCTGGAGACCGAGCCCTACGCGCATGGGCTCGATCTTTCGCCCGATAGCCGTTTCGCCGTCCTGACGGGGTTTTCTTCGGAGCATGTCAGGGTCTTCGATGTTCAGCAGCGTCAGCTCATGGCCCGGGTCGAAGTAGGGGCAGGCTCTTCGCACACCGCTTTCGTGCGCGATACGGGCCGGGCCCTGGTGGCTTGCTCGGTCGCCGATCGCCTGGCCTGTCTCGATCTGCCCTCGCAAAGCCTGCTCGGACTGGTTGCGGTAAACTGA
- a CDS encoding agmatine deiminase family protein: MAAPTLAQVVAAGYRMPAEWEPHRATYLVWPHNRDTWPDKFEPVPAAFAAIVAGLSRFEPVRLLVKDPPTHEQARALIEAAGARADRVQYVTLATNDSWIRDFGPIFVRSNLEPQQPVALDWRFNSWGDKYGTVALDDAVPRRLSEIYNFQVVDAPLVLEGGALDVNGAGSLLTTESCLLNPNRNPTLDRAAIESHLAAYLGTPNILWLGEGIAGDDTDGHVDDLARFVAPDTIVVVSEEDPADPNYAPLRDNLKRLRTMRDQSGRPFRIETLPMPPPLFFQGQRLPASYANFYIANGAVLMPTFDCPTDRKAAEILARLFRSRQVLGFPCLDLVWGLGTIHCLSQQHPA, encoded by the coding sequence ATGGCCGCCCCTACCCTGGCGCAGGTCGTCGCCGCCGGCTATCGGATGCCGGCCGAATGGGAACCGCATCGCGCCACCTACCTGGTCTGGCCTCATAACCGCGACACCTGGCCCGACAAGTTCGAACCCGTGCCGGCGGCCTTCGCCGCCATCGTCGCCGGCCTGTCGCGGTTCGAGCCGGTGCGCTTGCTGGTCAAGGATCCGCCCACTCACGAGCAGGCGCGCGCATTGATCGAAGCAGCGGGAGCGCGCGCCGATCGCGTGCAGTACGTCACGCTGGCGACCAACGATTCGTGGATTCGTGATTTCGGTCCAATCTTCGTGCGTTCAAACCTCGAGCCGCAGCAGCCTGTTGCCTTAGATTGGCGCTTTAATTCATGGGGCGACAAATACGGCACGGTCGCACTCGATGACGCGGTCCCTCGGCGTCTCAGCGAAATTTACAACTTCCAGGTGGTCGATGCCCCGCTGGTGCTCGAGGGCGGCGCCCTCGACGTCAACGGCGCCGGTTCGCTGCTCACCACCGAATCCTGCCTGCTCAATCCCAATCGCAATCCCACGCTGGACCGCGCCGCGATCGAAAGCCATCTGGCGGCTTATCTGGGCACTCCCAATATCTTATGGCTGGGCGAAGGGATCGCCGGCGACGACACCGACGGCCACGTGGACGATCTGGCGCGTTTCGTCGCCCCCGACACGATTGTCGTCGTCAGCGAAGAGGACCCCGCCGATCCCAATTACGCGCCCCTGCGCGACAACCTCAAGCGGCTGCGGACGATGCGCGACCAGAGCGGGCGGCCGTTTCGGATCGAGACCTTGCCGATGCCGCCGCCGCTGTTCTTTCAGGGCCAGCGCTTGCCGGCTTCCTACGCCAATTTCTATATCGCCAACGGCGCAGTCCTGATGCCCACCTTTGATTGTCCAACCGATCGGAAAGCCGCCGAAATTCTGGCCCGCTTATTTCGCTCGCGCCAAGTGTTGGGCTTTCCCTGCCTCGATCTGGTCTGGGGCTTGGGTACTATCCATTGCCTCTCGCAGCAGCATCCCGCCTGA
- a CDS encoding carbon-nitrogen hydrolase produces the protein MASPQRLKIGLIQMACMEERRANLEAAAHRIEQAAGAGAQVICLPELFASRYFCQTEDPRHFELAEPIPGPITRELGAIAAAHRVTVVASIFERRAAGVYHNTAVILDASGEVVARYRKMHIPDDPHYYEKFYFTPGDLGFGAYTGAQAKLGVLVCWDQWFPEAARLTALSGAEIIFYPTAIGWELSEVPKVREQQLAAWETVQRGHAIANGVFVAAVNRVGIEEGLEFWGNSFLCDPFGEVLARARVTAEETLVMDIDLRRIEEVRRNWPFLRDRRIDAYGDLTRRLRSE, from the coding sequence ATGGCAAGCCCACAACGCCTCAAGATCGGGCTGATTCAGATGGCCTGCATGGAGGAACGACGCGCCAACCTGGAGGCCGCTGCTCATCGTATCGAGCAGGCCGCCGGCGCGGGCGCGCAGGTGATTTGTCTGCCCGAGCTGTTTGCCTCGCGCTATTTCTGCCAAACCGAGGACCCGCGGCATTTCGAGTTGGCAGAGCCCATCCCGGGCCCGATCACCCGGGAGTTGGGCGCAATCGCCGCCGCCCATCGGGTGACCGTGGTGGCCTCGATTTTCGAACGGCGGGCGGCAGGTGTGTATCACAATACCGCGGTGATCCTGGATGCGAGCGGCGAGGTGGTGGCGCGCTATCGCAAGATGCACATCCCCGATGACCCACATTATTACGAAAAATTCTATTTCACCCCCGGCGATCTCGGCTTCGGCGCCTACACCGGCGCCCAAGCCAAGCTAGGCGTGCTGGTCTGTTGGGATCAATGGTTTCCCGAGGCCGCCCGCCTGACTGCGCTGAGCGGGGCTGAGATCATTTTTTATCCCACTGCGATTGGCTGGGAACTGAGCGAAGTACCCAAGGTGCGTGAGCAGCAATTGGCGGCGTGGGAAACTGTCCAGCGCGGCCATGCGATCGCCAACGGGGTCTTCGTGGCAGCGGTCAATCGGGTGGGAATCGAAGAGGGGCTAGAGTTCTGGGGCAATTCGTTCTTGTGCGATCCCTTCGGCGAAGTGCTGGCGCGAGCCCGCGTCACCGCGGAGGAGACCCTGGTGATGGATATCGACCTGCGGCGAATCGAAGAGGTGCGGCGCAACTGGCCCTTCCTGCGCGACCGCCGAATCGACGCTTACGGCGACCTGACCCGCCGCCTGCGCAGCGAATAG
- a CDS encoding DUF488 domain-containing protein has product MVSIKRAYEPADRADGVRILVDRLWPRGIKKEAAQLDQWMRELGPSNELRRFFGHDPARWQEFRQRYRAELERAEVQPLLEELGRISRRGRLTLVYSAKDEEHNQAVVLKELLTARLK; this is encoded by the coding sequence ATGGTTTCGATTAAGCGCGCCTACGAGCCGGCCGATCGTGCCGACGGCGTGCGCATTCTGGTTGATCGGCTATGGCCGCGCGGCATCAAAAAAGAAGCGGCCCAGCTCGACCAATGGATGCGAGAGCTGGGACCGAGCAACGAGCTGCGCCGCTTCTTCGGTCATGATCCCGCCCGCTGGCAGGAGTTCCGCCAGCGCTATCGCGCCGAGCTGGAACGCGCCGAAGTTCAGCCGCTACTGGAGGAGTTGGGCCGGATCTCGCGCCGCGGAAGGCTGACCCTGGTCTATAGCGCGAAGGACGAGGAGCATAACCAGGCGGTAGTGCTGAAGGAGCTGCTTACGGCCAGGCTGAAATGA